The Mesorhizobium sp. M1D.F.Ca.ET.043.01.1.1 genome contains a region encoding:
- the rpoB gene encoding DNA-directed RNA polymerase subunit beta — translation MAQTQTFNGRRRVRKFFGKIPEVAEMPNLIEVQKASYDQFLMVDEPKGGRPDEGLQAVFKSVFPISDFSGSSMLEFVKYEFEGPKFDVDECRQRDLTYAAPLKVTLRLIVFDIDEDTGAKSIKDIKEQDVYMGDMPLMTSNGTFIVNGTERVIVSQMHRSPGVFFDHDKGKSHSSGKLLFAARVIPYRGSWLDIEFDSKDVVHARIDRRRKIPVTSLLMALGMDGEEILSTFYNKITYKRAGDHWRIPFNVERFRGLKAVGDLVDADTGEIVVEAGKKITARQARQLGEKGLKAIKATDEDLLGNYLAEDIVNYATGEIFLEAGDEIDEKTLKVLLGTGEDEIQILDIDHVNVGAYIRNTLAVDKNESRQDALFDIYRVMRPGEPPTLETAEAMFNSLFFDSERYDLSAVGRVKMNMRLELKAEDTVRVLRKEDILAVVKTLVELRDGKGEIDDIDNLGNRRVRSVGELMENQYRVGLLRMERAIKERMSSIEIDTVMPQDLINAKPAAAAVREFFGSSQLSQFMDQTNPLSEITHKRRLSALGPGGLTRERAGFEVRDVHPTHYGRICPIETPEGPNIGLINSLATFARVNKYGFIESPYRKIVNGKLTNEVVYLSAMEEAKHHVAQANAELDKNGGFVDEFVICRNAGEVMMAPRENVDLMDVSPKQMVSVAAALIPFLENDDANRALMGSNMQRQAVPLVRAEAPFVGTGMEPIVARDSGAAIGARRGGIVDQVDATRIVIRATEDLDPGKSGVDIYRLMKFQRSNQNTCINQRPLVRMGDRVNKGDIIADGPSTELGDLALGRNVLVAFMPWNGYNYEDSILLSERIVADDVFTSIHIEEFEVMARDTKLGPEEITRDIPNVSEEALKNLDEAGIVYIGAEVQPGDILVGKITPKGESPMTPEEKLLRAIFGEKASDVRDTSMRMPPGTFGTVVEVRVFNRHGVEKDERAMAIEREEIERLAKDRDDEQAILDRNVYSRLSDMLVGKDAIAGPKGFKKGSKLSKDTLDDYPRSQWWQFAVENEKLQSELEALRGQYDDSKKALEQRFMDKVEKVQRGDEMPPGVMKMVKVFVAVKRKMQPGDKMAGRHGNKGVVSRIVPVEDMPFLEDGTHADIVLNPLGVPSRMNVGQILETHLGWACAGMGRKIGELIEAYKAGGDIKPLRKTIESFMPANDRNEPVREYDDESIIRLGEQMRRGVSIATPVFDGAHEGDINIMLEQAGLHTSGQSQLYDGRTGEPFDRKVTMGYIYMLKLHHLVDDKIHARSIGPYSLVTQQPLGGKAQFGGQRFGEMEVWALEAYGAAYTLQEMLTVKSDDVAGRTKVYEAIVRGDDTFEAGIPESFNVLVKEMRSLGLNVELENTKLDEAPVRLPDAAE, via the coding sequence ATGGCCCAGACCCAGACTTTCAATGGCCGCAGACGCGTACGCAAGTTCTTCGGAAAGATCCCGGAAGTTGCGGAGATGCCGAACCTGATCGAGGTTCAGAAGGCATCCTATGACCAGTTCCTGATGGTGGACGAGCCCAAGGGCGGGCGTCCGGACGAAGGACTGCAGGCCGTTTTCAAGTCGGTCTTCCCGATCTCCGATTTTTCCGGCTCCTCAATGCTGGAATTCGTGAAGTATGAGTTCGAAGGACCGAAATTCGACGTTGACGAGTGCCGTCAGCGCGACCTTACCTATGCCGCCCCGCTGAAGGTGACGCTGCGCCTCATCGTGTTCGATATCGACGAGGACACCGGCGCGAAGTCGATCAAGGACATCAAGGAGCAGGACGTCTACATGGGCGACATGCCGCTCATGACGTCGAACGGCACCTTCATCGTCAACGGCACCGAGCGCGTCATCGTCTCCCAGATGCACCGCTCGCCGGGCGTCTTCTTCGACCATGACAAGGGCAAGTCGCACTCGTCGGGCAAGCTTCTGTTTGCCGCGCGCGTCATCCCCTACCGCGGCTCGTGGCTCGACATCGAGTTCGATTCCAAGGACGTCGTGCACGCCCGCATCGACCGCCGCCGCAAGATCCCGGTGACGTCGCTGCTGATGGCGCTTGGCATGGACGGCGAGGAGATCCTGTCGACCTTCTACAACAAGATCACCTACAAGCGCGCCGGCGACCACTGGCGCATTCCGTTCAACGTCGAGCGTTTCCGCGGCCTCAAGGCCGTCGGCGATCTGGTCGACGCGGACACCGGCGAGATCGTCGTCGAGGCCGGCAAGAAGATCACCGCCCGCCAGGCTCGCCAGCTCGGCGAGAAGGGTCTCAAGGCGATCAAGGCGACCGACGAGGACCTGCTCGGCAACTACCTGGCCGAGGACATCGTCAACTACGCCACCGGCGAGATCTTCCTCGAGGCCGGCGACGAGATCGACGAGAAGACGCTGAAGGTGCTGCTCGGCACCGGCGAGGACGAGATCCAGATCCTCGACATCGACCACGTCAATGTCGGCGCCTATATCCGCAACACTTTAGCCGTCGACAAGAACGAGAGCCGCCAGGACGCGCTGTTCGACATCTACCGTGTCATGCGTCCGGGCGAGCCGCCGACGCTCGAGACCGCCGAAGCCATGTTCAACTCGCTGTTCTTCGACAGCGAGCGCTATGACCTGTCGGCCGTCGGCCGCGTCAAGATGAACATGCGCCTCGAGCTCAAGGCCGAGGACACCGTGCGCGTGCTGCGCAAGGAGGACATCCTGGCCGTGGTCAAGACGCTGGTGGAACTGCGCGACGGCAAGGGCGAGATCGACGACATCGACAATCTCGGCAACCGCCGCGTGCGCTCGGTCGGCGAGCTGATGGAGAACCAGTACCGCGTCGGTCTGCTGCGCATGGAGCGCGCGATCAAGGAGCGCATGTCCTCGATCGAGATCGACACGGTCATGCCGCAGGACCTGATCAACGCCAAGCCGGCCGCCGCCGCGGTGCGCGAGTTCTTCGGCTCCTCGCAGCTGTCGCAGTTCATGGACCAGACCAACCCGCTGTCGGAGATCACCCACAAGCGCCGCCTCTCGGCGCTCGGACCGGGCGGTCTGACCCGCGAGCGCGCCGGCTTCGAGGTGCGCGACGTGCACCCGACGCATTACGGCCGCATCTGCCCGATCGAGACGCCGGAAGGCCCGAATATCGGCCTGATCAACTCGCTGGCCACCTTCGCGCGCGTCAACAAGTACGGCTTCATCGAGAGCCCGTACCGCAAGATCGTCAACGGCAAGCTGACCAATGAAGTCGTCTATCTGTCGGCGATGGAAGAGGCCAAGCACCATGTCGCGCAGGCCAACGCCGAGCTCGACAAGAACGGCGGCTTCGTCGATGAGTTCGTCATCTGCCGAAACGCCGGCGAAGTGATGATGGCGCCGCGCGAGAACGTCGACCTGATGGACGTGTCGCCGAAGCAGATGGTTTCGGTGGCCGCGGCCCTCATTCCGTTCCTCGAGAACGACGACGCTAACCGCGCGCTGATGGGCTCGAACATGCAGCGTCAGGCCGTGCCGCTGGTGCGCGCCGAGGCGCCGTTCGTCGGCACCGGCATGGAGCCGATCGTCGCCCGTGACTCCGGCGCCGCCATCGGCGCCCGCCGCGGCGGCATCGTCGACCAGGTGGACGCGACGCGTATCGTCATCCGCGCCACGGAAGATCTCGATCCCGGCAAGTCGGGCGTCGACATCTACCGGCTGATGAAGTTCCAGCGTTCGAACCAGAACACCTGCATCAACCAGCGTCCGCTGGTGCGCATGGGTGACCGCGTCAACAAGGGCGACATCATCGCCGACGGTCCGTCGACGGAGCTCGGCGATCTGGCGCTCGGCCGCAACGTGCTGGTCGCGTTCATGCCGTGGAACGGCTACAACTACGAGGACTCGATCCTCTTGTCGGAGCGCATCGTCGCCGACGACGTCTTCACCTCGATCCATATCGAGGAGTTCGAGGTCATGGCGCGCGACACCAAGCTCGGACCGGAGGAAATCACGCGCGACATTCCGAACGTCTCGGAAGAAGCGCTGAAGAACCTCGACGAGGCCGGCATCGTCTATATCGGCGCGGAAGTGCAGCCGGGCGACATCCTGGTCGGCAAGATCACGCCGAAGGGCGAAAGCCCGATGACGCCGGAAGAAAAGCTGCTGCGCGCCATCTTCGGCGAAAAGGCCTCGGATGTTCGCGACACGTCTATGCGCATGCCTCCTGGCACCTTCGGCACGGTCGTCGAAGTGCGCGTCTTCAACCGCCACGGCGTGGAGAAGGACGAGCGCGCCATGGCGATAGAGCGCGAGGAGATCGAGCGCCTGGCCAAGGACCGCGACGACGAGCAGGCGATCCTCGACCGCAACGTCTACTCGCGCCTTTCCGACATGCTGGTCGGCAAGGATGCGATCGCCGGACCGAAGGGCTTCAAGAAGGGCTCGAAGCTGTCGAAGGATACGCTCGACGACTATCCGCGCTCGCAGTGGTGGCAGTTCGCGGTGGAGAACGAAAAGCTCCAGAGCGAACTGGAAGCCCTGCGCGGCCAGTACGACGATTCCAAGAAGGCGCTGGAACAGCGCTTCATGGACAAGGTCGAGAAGGTGCAGCGCGGCGACGAAATGCCTCCGGGCGTCATGAAGATGGTCAAGGTCTTCGTGGCCGTGAAGCGCAAGATGCAGCCGGGCGACAAGATGGCCGGCCGGCACGGCAACAAGGGTGTCGTGTCGCGCATCGTTCCGGTCGAGGACATGCCTTTCCTCGAGGACGGCACGCATGCCGATATCGTGCTCAACCCGCTGGGTGTGCCGAGCCGCATGAATGTCGGCCAGATCCTGGAAACGCATCTGGGCTGGGCTTGCGCCGGCATGGGCAGGAAGATCGGCGAGCTGATCGAGGCGTACAAGGCGGGCGGCGACATCAAGCCGCTGCGCAAAACGATCGAGAGCTTCATGCCGGCCAATGACCGCAACGAGCCGGTCCGCGAGTACGACGACGAAAGCATCATTCGCCTCGGCGAGCAGATGCGCCGCGGCGTCTCCATCGCGACCCCGGTGTTCGACGGCGCGCATGAGGGCGACATCAACATCATGCTGGAGCAGGCGGGCCTGCACACCAGCGGTCAGTCGCAGCTCTATGACGGACGCACCGGCGAGCCGTTCGATCGCAAGGTGACGATGGGCTATATCTATATGCTCAAGCTTCACCACCTGGTGGACGACAAGATCCACGCGCGTTCGATCGGCCCGTACTCGCTGGTCACCCAGCAGCCGCTGGGCGGCAAGGCGCAGTTCGGCGGCCAGCGCTTCGGCGAAATGGAGGTCTGGGCGCTCGAAGCGTACGGCGCCGCCTACACGCTGCAGGAGATGCTGACGGTGAAGTCGGACGACGTCGCCGGCCGCACCAAGGTCTACGAAGCTATCGTCCGTGGCGACGACACGTTCGAGGCCGGCATTCCCGAGAGCTTCAACGTTCTCGTCAAGGAAATGCGCTCGCTCGGCCTCAATGTCGAGCTGGAGAACACCAAGCTCGACGAAGCCCCCGTCCGGCTGCCAGATGCTGCCGAATAG
- the rplL gene encoding 50S ribosomal protein L7/L12 yields the protein MADLAKIVDDLSKLTVLEAAELSKLLEEKWGVSAAAPVAVAAAGGGAAAAAAPAEEKTEFDVVLADAGAQKINVIKEVRAITGLGLKEAKDLVEAAPKPVKEGVSKADADKFKAQLEAAGAKVELK from the coding sequence ATGGCTGATCTCGCAAAGATCGTAGACGACCTTTCGAAGCTGACCGTCCTCGAGGCGGCCGAGCTGTCGAAGCTCCTGGAAGAGAAGTGGGGCGTTTCGGCCGCTGCTCCGGTGGCGGTTGCCGCTGCTGGCGGTGGCGCTGCCGCTGCTGCTGCTCCGGCTGAAGAGAAGACGGAATTCGACGTCGTTCTCGCCGACGCCGGCGCCCAGAAGATCAACGTCATCAAGGAAGTCCGCGCCATCACCGGTCTTGGCCTCAAGGAAGCCAAGGACCTGGTCGAGGCGGCTCCGAAGCCGGTCAAGGAAGGCGTTTCCAAGGCCGACGCCGACAAGTTCAAGGCTCAGCTGGAAGCAGCTGGCGCCAAAGTCGAGCTGAAGTAA
- the rplJ gene encoding 50S ribosomal protein L10, with translation MDRAEKRELVTGLNEAFTSAGSVVVAHYAGITVAQMNDLRSKMRAAGGTVKVAKNRLAKIALQGTDSASIVDLFKGQTLIAYSEDPVAAPKVASDFAKGNDKLIILGGAMGTTSLNADGVKALATLPSLDELRAKLVGMIATPATRIAQIVNAPAASVARVIGAYARKDEAA, from the coding sequence GTGGACAGAGCGGAAAAACGCGAACTCGTCACGGGCCTGAACGAAGCGTTCACGAGCGCGGGTTCAGTCGTCGTGGCCCACTACGCCGGTATCACCGTCGCGCAAATGAACGACCTTCGGTCGAAAATGCGCGCCGCCGGTGGCACCGTCAAAGTCGCGAAGAACCGTCTCGCCAAAATCGCTCTTCAGGGCACGGACTCCGCATCGATCGTCGACCTGTTCAAGGGACAGACGCTGATCGCCTATTCGGAGGATCCGGTTGCGGCGCCGAAGGTCGCGTCCGATTTCGCCAAGGGGAATGACAAGTTGATCATTCTCGGCGGCGCAATGGGCACCACCTCGCTCAACGCCGACGGTGTGAAGGCACTCGCCACACTGCCGTCGCTCGACGAGCTGCGCGCCAAGCTGGTTGGCATGATCGCCACGCCGGCAACCCGGATCGCCCAGATCGTCAATGCACCCGCGGCTTCGGTCGCGCGCGTCATCGGCGCTTACGCCCGGAAGGACGAGGCGGCATGA
- the rplA gene encoding 50S ribosomal protein L1 has translation MAKIAKRVAKSRDGIDPNKAYALSEALQLLKDRSTVKFDETVEVAMNLGVDPRHADQMVRGVVNLPNGTGRSVRVAVFARGDKAEEAKAAGADIVGAEDLVDIVQKGTIDFDRCIATPDMMPLVGRLGKVLGPRGMMPNPKVGTVTPDVAAAVKASKGGAVEFRVEKAGIVQAGVGKVSFDVKALEENVRAFADAVNKAKPAGAKGNYVKKVSVTSTMGPGLKLDIATLAAS, from the coding sequence ATGGCAAAGATTGCAAAGCGTGTTGCCAAGAGCCGCGATGGCATCGATCCGAACAAGGCCTATGCGCTCTCCGAGGCGCTGCAGCTGCTCAAGGACCGGTCCACGGTGAAGTTCGACGAGACCGTCGAGGTCGCGATGAATCTCGGCGTCGATCCGCGCCATGCCGACCAGATGGTCCGCGGCGTGGTCAACCTGCCGAACGGCACCGGCCGCTCGGTGCGCGTTGCCGTGTTCGCGCGCGGCGACAAGGCCGAGGAAGCCAAGGCCGCCGGTGCCGACATCGTCGGCGCCGAGGATCTGGTCGACATCGTCCAGAAGGGCACGATCGATTTCGATCGCTGCATCGCGACGCCGGACATGATGCCGCTGGTCGGCCGTCTGGGTAAGGTGCTCGGCCCGCGCGGCATGATGCCGAACCCGAAGGTCGGCACCGTGACCCCCGATGTCGCCGCGGCCGTCAAGGCGTCGAAGGGCGGCGCCGTCGAGTTCCGCGTCGAGAAGGCCGGCATCGTCCAGGCCGGCGTCGGCAAGGTCTCGTTCGACGTCAAGGCGCTGGAAGAGAATGTGCGAGCCTTCGCCGATGCGGTGAACAAGGCAAAGCCCGCCGGCGCCAAGGGCAACTACGTCAAGAAGGTGTCGGTCACCTCGACGATGGGCCCCGGCCTCAAGCTCGACATCGCGACGCTCGCCGCGTCGTAA
- the rplK gene encoding 50S ribosomal protein L11 yields MAKKVAGQLKLQVAAGSATPSPPIGPALGQRGINIMEFCKAFNAQTQELEKGSPIPVVITYYQDKSFTFVMKTPPVSYFLKKAANLKSGSKEPGKVKAGTISRDKVRQIAEQKMKDLNANDVEAAMRMVEGSARSMGLEVVG; encoded by the coding sequence ATGGCTAAGAAAGTTGCAGGCCAGCTCAAGCTCCAGGTTGCCGCGGGCTCGGCCACGCCGTCGCCCCCGATCGGCCCGGCGCTTGGTCAGCGCGGCATCAACATCATGGAGTTCTGCAAGGCGTTCAACGCGCAGACTCAGGAGCTGGAGAAGGGCTCGCCCATCCCGGTCGTCATCACCTACTACCAGGACAAGTCGTTCACTTTCGTCATGAAGACGCCGCCGGTGAGCTACTTCCTGAAGAAGGCCGCCAACCTGAAGTCGGGCTCGAAGGAGCCGGGCAAGGTCAAGGCCGGCACGATCTCGCGCGACAAGGTGCGCCAGATCGCCGAGCAGAAGATGAAGGACCTGAACGCAAACGACGTCGAGGCGGCCATGCGCATGGTCGAGGGCTCCGCCCGCTCGATGGGCCTGGAAGTGGTGGGCTAA
- the nusG gene encoding transcription termination/antitermination protein NusG codes for MTARWYIVHAYSNFEKKVAEDIENKAKQKGLSGEIEQIVVPTEKVVEIRRGRKVDAERKFFPGYVLLKANLTDAVFSLVKNTPKVTGFLGDSKPVPITETEAQRILNQVQEGVERPKPSVTFEIGEAIRVSDGPFASFNGFVQEVDEERARLKVEVSIFGRAVPVDLEFGQVEKG; via the coding sequence ATGACTGCGCGCTGGTACATCGTCCACGCTTATTCGAACTTCGAGAAGAAGGTCGCCGAGGACATCGAGAACAAGGCCAAGCAGAAGGGCCTGTCCGGTGAGATCGAGCAGATCGTGGTGCCGACCGAGAAGGTCGTCGAGATCCGCCGTGGCCGCAAGGTCGATGCCGAGCGCAAGTTCTTCCCGGGCTATGTGCTTCTGAAGGCCAACCTGACGGACGCCGTGTTCTCGCTGGTCAAAAACACGCCGAAGGTCACCGGCTTCCTGGGCGATTCCAAGCCGGTGCCGATCACCGAAACCGAGGCGCAGCGCATCCTGAACCAGGTGCAGGAAGGCGTCGAGCGGCCGAAGCCCTCGGTCACCTTCGAGATCGGCGAGGCGATCCGCGTCTCGGACGGTCCGTTCGCATCCTTCAACGGCTTCGTCCAGGAAGTGGACGAGGAGCGGGCGCGCCTCAAGGTGGAAGTTTCGATCTTCGGGCGCGCGGTGCCCGTCGATCTTGAATTCGGACAGGTCGAAAAGGGCTGA
- the secE gene encoding preprotein translocase subunit SecE, translating to MASKTTNPFTFLQQVRAETAKVTWPSRRETMISTVMVLVFAVIAMIFFFAADIAMGYAIELVLGLGH from the coding sequence ATGGCTTCGAAAACCACAAACCCTTTCACCTTTCTCCAGCAGGTTCGTGCGGAGACGGCCAAGGTGACATGGCCCTCGCGCCGCGAGACCATGATCTCGACGGTGATGGTTCTGGTGTTCGCGGTCATCGCCATGATTTTCTTCTTCGCCGCCGACATAGCCATGGGCTATGCGATCGAGTTGGTTTTGGGCCTCGGACATTAA
- a CDS encoding metal-dependent hydrolase — MLIAHLPSGYILGRFARKRWRKASGIVAAAMLGSVIPDIDMLYFHLIDGGRTHHHAYVTHWPLFWAAIGAVSLLVSRLLGLPHQPSIAAFFAGAVLHMALDTVASPIMWLAPFSHHPVELVAVPARYGNWVLSFMLHWTFGLELVICAWALWLGWLRPPLPADTPQMGT; from the coding sequence ATGCTGATCGCCCATCTCCCGTCGGGCTATATTCTGGGAAGATTCGCGCGAAAACGCTGGCGCAAAGCGTCCGGCATCGTGGCTGCCGCGATGCTCGGCAGCGTCATCCCGGACATCGACATGCTCTATTTTCACCTGATCGATGGCGGTCGCACCCACCATCACGCCTACGTCACGCATTGGCCGTTGTTCTGGGCGGCGATCGGAGCGGTAAGCCTGCTGGTCAGTCGGTTGCTCGGTTTGCCGCATCAGCCTTCGATCGCCGCCTTCTTTGCCGGAGCCGTGTTGCATATGGCGCTCGACACGGTGGCATCGCCGATCATGTGGCTGGCGCCGTTCAGTCATCATCCCGTTGAGCTCGTGGCCGTCCCCGCCAGGTATGGGAACTGGGTGCTCAGCTTCATGCTGCACTGGACCTTCGGGCTTGAACTCGTGATATGCGCCTGGGCCTTGTGGCTTGGATGGCTGCGACCGCCACTTCCGGCCGACACGCCTCAAATGGGCACTTGA
- a CDS encoding group II truncated hemoglobin encodes MSEDIPTLFEWAGGAEALNRLTRTFYDKVAVDPIVGPVFRHMSPDHPAHVAAFIAEVFGGPKTYSEKHGGHREMVMHHLGKHLTEEQRRRWINLLADAADEVGLPDDPEFRSAFMGYVEWGSRLAKLNSNLGETCDPETEPMPAWGWGVPGGPYRPPAGKS; translated from the coding sequence ATGAGCGAGGATATCCCGACTTTGTTCGAATGGGCCGGTGGTGCAGAGGCGCTCAACCGCCTGACGCGGACTTTCTACGACAAGGTGGCTGTGGATCCGATCGTCGGCCCGGTGTTCAGGCACATGTCGCCGGATCATCCGGCGCATGTCGCCGCCTTCATCGCTGAGGTCTTCGGCGGACCAAAGACCTACAGCGAAAAGCATGGCGGCCACCGCGAGATGGTCATGCACCATCTCGGCAAGCACCTGACCGAGGAGCAGCGCCGGCGCTGGATCAATCTTCTCGCCGATGCGGCGGACGAGGTCGGCCTGCCCGACGATCCCGAATTCCGTTCCGCCTTCATGGGCTATGTCGAATGGGGATCGCGGCTGGCCAAGCTGAATTCCAATCTAGGCGAGACCTGCGACCCGGAGACCGAACCGATGCCCGCCTGGGGCTGGGGTGTGCCGGGCGGGCCTTACAGGCCGCCGGCCGGGAAGTCGTAG